One stretch of Chryseobacterium indologenes DNA includes these proteins:
- a CDS encoding pyridoxal phosphate-dependent decarboxylase family protein yields MKEHLKNDSVNINHLLEIIKKQSTEYLNALADRPTSINNALVPETIDLPEYGYGTEEVIKIFNKRFEPIMVGSAGPRYLGFVTGGATPASVAGDWLTTIYDQNPQSTKGQGDISANVELETIKFILELFELPDHFLGGFVTGATMSNFTGLAVARQWLGKEKGIDIAKEGVSGAIKVLTATPHSSSIKSLSLLGIGSNNIVKIKTDGNDREAISIKDLEEQIIKLNNEPFILISSGGTVNTVDFDDFMGIKKLKDKYNFWWHIDAAFGGFAACSEHYKHLVEGWEYADSITVDCHKWLNVPYESAVFLVKEQYRILQVETFQNSNAPYLGDPLENFGYLNFLPENSRRMRALPAWFSLMAYGKKGYQDIVESNVSLARNLGRLIENSSDFKLLAPVRLNTVCFTLKDGAKQDEVGKFLEMLNDTGKIFMTPTFYNQHNGIRAAFVNWKTDETDVQLIFETMNSIITQFK; encoded by the coding sequence ATGAAAGAACATTTGAAAAATGATTCAGTAAACATCAACCACTTATTAGAAATTATAAAAAAACAAAGTACAGAATATCTGAACGCTCTTGCAGACAGACCCACATCCATTAATAACGCTCTTGTACCGGAAACAATAGATCTTCCGGAATACGGCTATGGAACAGAGGAAGTCATTAAGATATTCAATAAAAGATTCGAACCTATTATGGTAGGATCTGCTGGTCCGAGATATCTTGGATTTGTAACCGGTGGTGCTACCCCTGCTTCTGTGGCAGGAGACTGGCTTACCACCATTTATGATCAGAATCCGCAATCTACAAAAGGACAAGGAGATATTTCAGCTAATGTGGAACTGGAAACCATTAAGTTTATCCTTGAATTGTTTGAACTTCCGGATCATTTTCTGGGCGGATTCGTAACTGGAGCTACAATGTCTAATTTTACGGGTCTTGCAGTCGCCCGCCAGTGGCTGGGAAAAGAAAAAGGAATAGATATTGCGAAAGAAGGAGTTTCTGGAGCAATTAAAGTATTAACGGCAACACCACATTCATCCTCTATAAAGTCGTTATCTCTTCTGGGAATAGGAAGCAATAATATTGTTAAGATTAAAACAGATGGAAACGATCGCGAAGCTATTTCCATTAAAGATCTTGAAGAGCAGATCATAAAGCTGAACAATGAGCCTTTTATACTGATTTCCAGCGGCGGAACCGTGAATACTGTTGATTTTGATGATTTCATGGGAATTAAAAAGTTGAAGGATAAATATAATTTCTGGTGGCATATAGATGCTGCCTTCGGTGGTTTCGCTGCCTGCTCAGAACATTATAAACATCTTGTAGAAGGCTGGGAATATGCAGACAGTATTACCGTAGACTGTCATAAATGGCTGAATGTTCCTTATGAAAGTGCAGTATTTTTGGTGAAAGAGCAATACCGAATTCTACAAGTAGAAACTTTTCAGAACTCCAATGCTCCTTATTTGGGAGATCCTTTGGAGAACTTCGGTTACTTAAATTTCCTTCCTGAAAATTCAAGACGAATGAGAGCTCTCCCAGCATGGTTTTCTTTAATGGCCTATGGTAAAAAAGGATATCAGGATATTGTGGAAAGCAATGTTTCACTGGCCAGAAACTTAGGAAGACTTATTGAAAACAGCAGTGATTTTAAACTCTTAGCTCCGGTACGCCTTAATACGGTATGTTTTACTTTGAAAGATGGTGCAAAACAGGATGAGGTAGGCAAGTTCCTTGAAATGTTGAATGATACAGGAAAAATTTTCATGACACCCACCTTCTATAATCAGCATAATGGCATCCGGGCAGCTTTTGTTAATTGGAAAACCGATGAAACTGATGTTCAGCTGATATTTGAAACTATGAATAGTATTATTACACAATTTAAATAA